In Rhodamnia argentea isolate NSW1041297 chromosome 1, ASM2092103v1, whole genome shotgun sequence, the genomic window ATCCAGTCGGGGGTTCCACGAGGGAGGCTCTGGCCTTGTCGAAGGGGCTCCTGTCACTGATGGCAGTGCCATTCGGTCTCTGTTGCTTGCTCTACACTCCCTTACATGTGGCCTTTGGGCGCGACCGCGACAATGCCAGGATTGCCAATTCGAAAGACGAAGAGATGATGTGAAGCACAGTCACGGAATTGGCATGGCATGATCTTCGGCACAATCGGTTGAGGTGAGGTTATCAGGTGGACACGTTCGAAGCCTGGAACTTATAGCTATGGAGCGATAGCACGGAACAAGATTCACGACTGGTTTCGGCTTTTCGGGAGGAATAGACCATGTTTGTGGTCTGAATATCTAGAGCATTGCAAATTTTTTACCGGAAAACGTCAGTGCAGTGAAACGCAGGAGAAAGAGGCTTTGGTACATGACAGTTCCGAAAAGTCTCTTAAACCTTCTTTTTCGCGGTCTCAGAATGACCATTCTTCAGAGGACTTGAGCTTGTAAATCAGTTGCCTGATATGCTCCTTATTAGATTCCAGGAGTTAGAGCTTGTGATCAAATCAAGATATCATGCAAACCcaccaaaaatgaaagatgCAGGAACTGAATGTCTTTCTTGACTGCTTCGCAGCCCCGTCCTGCACTGAACATTCATCTGAAATTTTCATCTACGAAACTTTCCATGAACTTGTGGAGAATGTCAGAAGACAACATAGTTCCATTAGAAACGgttcacctttttcttttttctgtgacGATCTCGGGAGGAAAAACGAAATATGAACTTTACTGCGGCCGCATTGGGACAGCTCAACTGCTCATACAGGTCTTCCTAGGCTGCCTGCAGAGGTTTCTTTGAAGCTGGCGGGGTGGCAATAATGTCCGGCTCCATAAAAGTGCCAATTATGCATTTGGACATCAGCGAATCGATTAGAACGTACATTCATTCATACCATGTTAGGATAATCGTAAACCTGCTGATGCAAAGTAAAATCACAAGACAATTCATTCTCAAATGAAGACATCCTGTTCTAATCGCAGAGAGGACACACTACGTACGTATCACGCTAAGAAACACAcgggcgccgagagagagagagagagagagagagagagagagagagcattttcCTTACAGCATAATGCCTACTGCTtatgagcatcattccaacagCATGACTGATATTCCGACCAAGGGTCACATAAGCTAACAGAAATCTAACCTCTTAGATTCACTTGCTTGTCCAGAGAAATTTCTGCCCCAATTCTTCTCAGCAAGGTGGATTAACATATGATTTATATGGCAAGACATGCATTCAGACACTGATACAACAGGTTCACAGTTAATGCAAGTGCATATCTGACAGAAGCTATATACACCtggggaaaaaaatttgacCCACGTAGCCACCCGCCATAGCCCGCCTAACATTAGTCTCGAAAATCCTCGGGTTGTCCCTCAACACAGCAGCGGCATCGTGATTGAGGGGATCCTCAGAATTCGGTTCCTACATTTAATGGAAAAACAGAAAcagtgaaaaaaacaaaaacatcaagtaTCTTGAGGCAAGAACCCAGACTCCACATTCACAGGAAGAATTTGATACCGTGAAAAGGTGATACAATCCATAGATGACGGTGTTTATATTCAGCACAGGCTTCCAGTCTTCGCGCAAGATGTTGAGGCAAACATTTCCTTCCAAGTCAATATTGGGATGGTAGACCTAAAATTTAGATTTGCAAGGAAGGATCAACCGAGTTAATCTCCTATACAAACATGTGAAATAACACGTCAAGCTGCATTACCTTGGTTTTACACTTCACTTTCGGTGCCTCATGTGGGTAGATTGGAGAAACTTGAAAAGCGAACACAAAGTTGCCACCTCTGTACAAACCCAATAGAAGAAAGCTCAGAGAACAGTTTATAGTTCTTCATTAGAAGATCCTCAAAATGCAATTGCAGAAACCAGCAAAGAGAATGTCCtcatgagaaagaaaaatcctgCACTTGTTAGGCGAGCATAAGACCGGGAAAAATGTATGGTCATCTTACGCATAATATCCTTCATCAGGCCGAATTGAGACCTCAAAGCTCATCAAGTCATCCTTTCCATTTGGAAAGGTTATTGCACATGATTTTGGCAGGTTCAGCTCACTGATATCTGTATGAACAAACCATAATCAAACAAGATACTTCTGGAGCAGATAAAAGGAAATGAAAGCTCAATATATCATATGATATTGATCAATGAGCTTATTAGCAAAATGCCAATGAACAGATagagaaatcaaagaaaaaaatcatagaaaagaaagaactgtCATGAGTAGTTCCATAAGAAGCACCACTCCTATCTATGCCAATtcattcttctgttttttttttccaaaatagataCTTAAAACAATATAAGAGGACTTTTGTTTTACTACTTTGTCCTAAGAACTTCCAACTCTTGTTCACTGTTCAGTGTGCACAATTAGGAACTAGTTCTGCCATGGACCAAGGTTCACTTTCGtccaaagaaaaacaaaatagcAGATCACTCGGTTGCGCTGATCAGATGTCCAACTATCAGTCAAACAAGCTCCCTGTGCAATTAGGAACTAGTTCTGCCATGGACCAAGGTCCACTTTCCCccgaagaaaaacaaaatagtaGATGTCTTGGCAGCATCAATGAGAAATCAAACCTATTAGTCAAACAACAGCTAGTGTAGTAATGACAAGATGCTGTCTGTAATGTGTACAGCTTACACAACAAAATCCATGCCCTTATAGGAATTTTCAGATGTCCATGCACAATATAACACAGCTTCTTTCAGTGTACACAACCCAATCCATATCCAACCTAAGCTAGCCtatttctcttttaaattaCAGCAGAGCACTGTGGGCCTAtacaatgaagaaaaaaaatcaactttgggcCATCAGATATTACACATGGATAGAAGAAGATGCTTTAATCAGAGAGAAATCACACATCAAAGATTCAATCTGTAGGAAAGACACACAACTTAAGAAGGAAATAAGATAGGGAAGCACAACAAAATAGCGTAGACTACTCCTAAATGTGAAGTCACAAGGAATACTGTTCTCATTGGAGAAGAACATCTTATGCTTGTCACCATCTACTGTTCATCCTACTTGAAAATATTTCCTCTTTAAGTATAATCCCTAAAGTTAAGTCAAAGAAAATCACAGGCAACTCCACATAAAGACAAATTTAAATTTAAGCTTCTGAGGGAAATTACACCTCCACTGCCATGGTATCCATTATTCACAAGTTGGTGCGACAGTGATAAAGTAAACGACCCATCAATGTTATGTTCACTCAGTGTAGTACTCAAATAACTTCTACCATAAGCTAACTGAAATGTTTTTAATGATATGTCTCCATGCAAGTTAAATCATTCAACTGATGGTGCCTAAAGAAGGAAAGAGGCTGTGTATAACAGGACAACTATATCGAACCTTCAGAGAAATTATAGTTTGACCAGCCATACAATCACACTATTCTTGAGCACCTAAATAGTTTTTAAATCCAAAGTACAAAGCAAATTCACATCTAGTATATGTTCTTCCCACTTTACAACTTCCCCATCACATCAACTCCATTCTGCCCATAAAAAGTTGCTCCTAAAAGAAATTTCAACAACAAAATGTAGATTATACAACTTAGTAAACTTAGACGAAACCTTTGTGAAGGCGCAACTCCCCAGCAGTTTGCTTCTTTACAGGTCCCCTTCCATTTGCATTTTCAGCATTTTCTCTCTGCTTTTCCTTTACTTTGAAGAGCTTAATCATGGTTCCTAGAATGTGAAAAGCCACAAACGTTAATCACTGTATCTTATAATATGAACCAAGTATGACAAGAAAACCAGGACATAAAAACAACCATGATGTTGCCAGTGTGTTCGCGAGTTTGCAATTAAGACATCAGGGACATGTTTCTGGTTCCACTGGTCACGGCTTTAGCCCTCTAGTTATCAAACTGCTATCCTATCAATTTGTTTAGTATCTTCACTTGATAAGAACTCATATGCCCCGATTCTGACTCACTATCTTGATCCAGAAAGGGTACTGGACCATCTGAATAGTCCCAACACCCTAACATACTGTCAGTAATTTTAGGTTTTTGCTGTATAGTCTCTAGTCATATTCCTTAATGCACGCCCCTTGCCCAGCAAGCATTTAATGGCCAAAATTGGATATCATCTCATGAAGCCAGGCTTGATATAGAAGTAAGTATCCTTTAAGAAAACCCACGTAAACAGAGGTATTGCAGTAAATCATTGATAAGTAGATTTCACATAATTAAGCCCACGGAGGCCTCCACATACATTAAAGTTCAAAATTATCCCAGCATTTCAAGCTTTCGCATGATGATAATTGTATAATGGCAAACCACAGAAAGCACCAAAGTCTCAGAGCTGTCTACGGTTGAAGAAACTTCCCCAAAATTTTCTCCCTTCTAGTAGCAGAAATGATTGAAACTGACCTATACTTCCGATGATAACTATCTTccctcctaaaaaaaaaaaaaaaagcagtagAAACTATCAAAATCAACCTATACTTCTGATGATAATGAGAACACCAACGTGCATGAAAACAAACAAGATAACATGTTTCAACAAAAAGTGACTACAGGCCATAAGTTGTCATCCCAATTTAACACTTGATCAGCAACATCCCGAGTAGCATGCTCACATGACTACATGAGCACGATAACTAACCAAAGACCCATTTTTTAGAGTCAGAAAAAGGAAGCGACAAGCAACCACCCGATAAAGCATCCATTTCGGTCAATTCCAGCAAGAAACCTTGAAGCCTCACGACCCAAGATCATGTCGCGAAATCAACCACACCCAATTTCGAGATATTGCATACACACGTGCCCAGCCCAAAGCGACAGATGGTCATGCGAGGCGGAGAATGATCGACAGTGAAGCTTGATTAACTCGAAGACGCCAAGAAACAAAATCAAGAAGTGTAATGGGCACAGAAATGACCCGAACCTGCTGGAGAAACTGAGCTGCTGAGAGATGGGCAGAGATAAAAAAGACAACTTTCGTCTTATGGGTCGCTTCTGATCTTCAAAAGGCACACCTAAAGCCGAATCCGATCAGCTTTGTGCGAGAATAACCTCTACAGAGAGAAAGGTTAGGCAGCAACGCACACGGATTTGTCACTGCGCCAGaaaccaaaaacaaatgaaCCAGCATTGGATGGATTctatctttttgcccttttcagCTTCTTTCTGGTTCTGGCTATGGACAAGCGTGATCGCATCATTACCATACGCGACGGGTAGCTTTCTCTGCACGCTGATTAGTGAGTGGTAGGGGTGATAAAAAAAACCATCCACTCGAATCAGACCGTACCCAGCCGATTAATTTTGGATGATAATCAACAGATTAATCTAATTCCAggttccaattttttgaaaccgGCGAGTACCGATTTGATTTCCAATTTTGAGTAAAAACCATCCAATCGGACCAGTCTTTTTacataatataaatatatattcttttaatttgagTGCATAACTTTGAATATATCTTACTTTATGAAGTATGAAACATGAAATAACTGCAGTGACATAGCGAGATTGTGGCATGTTAGTTTAGACTTAGCTAGATAGCTGCACTAAAGTAGATCTATGCCTTTTGGaataacttttgcaaatattacAATGCTTGTTAACttgcatattgaaaattttccatttgatAATGATGCTAAATCGTTGTCCCCATCGTTGTCTTGCATATTGAAAGTTTTCCTCCTTCAATCGCTAGGGACTcgttccctttttgtttttttaattgatattgaTGCTCGGTAGAACTGTAACGAGAATCCAATCGGAagtcggaccggaccgatggttCGGTTCACGGATGGATTCATAGAACGAACAGGTGATTCATGATTCGCATTTTGAGGAGTTGGTCCCAAACGGGCAGTTCTCGATTCTAGAGTGGGAACCAACCATCCTAGAATCGATCACCATTAGTGAGTGGTTGCCGATCGGTGGGATTTATAAATTCTAATTTCGCGATGGATTtcttaggaatttttagaattttcaattgattGTTGCTTCCGATCCccaattcttcttttgtttttcgggGTACTGTTGACGTTAATCAATTGAAAGCACTTGTAATATCAtcttaatttcgaaaaatcgCAATCCGAAAGTGTTGTGTTAGGTTAGTAATCTTTAAATACTTCAAGAACATCTAAGGGCACGCATAACAATACTTTTGgagtaaaatttttgttttaaaagtgCATCCGGAGtaaaaatctatttggtaacatgcaatttcatttttctacttctgaaatatatatatatatatattgcttcaGAAATAGCTCTGGAACCACTTAAAGAAGTAAGAAAAAATATACTTCTCTttagaaggtaaaaaaaaaaaatcaatttttgactagaaattgatttctagagcagaaatatCGTCATGCGTGTCTTAAGCTTATCTTTCTAATTtatgatattttcttttcattttatccaTTTAAAAAGTAATTTGTCTAGCGGATTAATGTGGAGCTCAGTACAATACAACATTTGATTTTAGTGGGATTACACGCGGGATCCACGTGTACCGAGTTCTTCACGGGGTAATCTCTTAGACGAGAGGGACACTGTTGCTCTGTCGGATCACGTCAGAAGCGCCAATTTCACGTTCGAATCAATAAAGACCAGAAGACAGCAGTTTGTTTATGCACTTTCCTGTCATGCCGATCCTTGTCGAAAGCTCGTGGTTTTCATACTTGATATCTATGTGATGTGAACCTTCACATGACCTTgttctgcattttctttttgggaagaCTATCGTCGTGTATTTTGTTGGCGACATTAGGGACATGACCTGGTTTTCATCTATTCTAGTCAAGCTTCCGTTTTTTGCGAACGTGGTAAATTGATGGATCGATTTTATCCGGGTGGAATACAATTAAGGATGAGGATGAGGGAGGGAATGCTTACAGTCCTGATGGAGGTCGAGATGCGTCTTCTCACGGAAGCGGCGACCATGGGCGACCGACCACCGAGTCCCATTTCGTTGGGATAGGTGAAGCCCTGGTGCTGTTCCATATTATGTGTACTTTTTGCGGCGCTAACTCAGCTTCAACAGGCTTTGCGGCTGTAAGTTTGATGTCCAGTATCATGTATGGTGCGACTTTCAATGATTGCTGGTATTAGAATGCAGTATGATCGGGAGAAGCCTAGTCGACAAATGAAATTGCTGCCTCGGAAGCACAGTTGGCTCTGGGTAGCCGTAGATATCAAGAAGAGCACAAACGACCGGTGATTTGAGAGCAGTTTTGATTTGGAGAAAGCGACAGCCCATTTGTTCGGCGAGTTCTTGGCCATATAAGTAAAGTCCCGATGGAGCGATGCTGAT contains:
- the LOC115740182 gene encoding NEDD8-conjugating enzyme Ubc12, which gives rise to MIKLFKVKEKQRENAENANGRGPVKKQTAGELRLHKDISELNLPKSCAITFPNGKDDLMSFEVSIRPDEGYYAGGNFVFAFQVSPIYPHEAPKVKCKTKVYHPNIDLEGNVCLNILREDWKPVLNINTVIYGLYHLFTEPNSEDPLNHDAAAVLRDNPRIFETNVRRAMAGGYVGQIFFPRCI